Proteins encoded in a region of the Mycobacterium branderi genome:
- the egtA gene encoding ergothioneine biosynthesis glutamate--cysteine ligase EgtA: MAFAVASQLDHTRLADGALTNAADAAQYITDTCLSDAPLGRVGLEVEAHCYDPVEPYRRPGWEEISDVLESLPPMPGGSAVTVEPGGAVELSGPPTDGVAPAIEAMTNDQAVLRKAFAGAGLGLVQLGTDPLRPAKRINPGARYAAMEQFFAATDTGVAGAAMMTSTASIQVNLDAGPQAGWGARVRLAHALGPTMIAIAANSPLLGGKFSGWLSTRQRVWGQLDSARCGPILTASGDDPGTDWARYALKAPVMLVHAPEAVPVTQYVPFADWADGRALLGGRRPTTADLDYHLTTLFPPVRPRQWLEIRYLDSIPDSMWPAVVFTLVALLDDPDAADIAAEAVEPVAGAWDTAARVGLADRRLYAAANRCVAAAAARAPGQLDREMGRLVQAVEQGRCPADDFSDRVIDDGIAPTVTRLAQADP; encoded by the coding sequence ATGGCGTTCGCCGTCGCGTCGCAGCTGGATCACACGCGCCTCGCCGACGGCGCGCTGACCAATGCGGCAGACGCTGCGCAGTACATCACTGACACCTGCCTGTCCGATGCGCCGCTTGGCCGGGTCGGCCTGGAGGTCGAGGCGCACTGCTACGACCCGGTCGAGCCGTACCGCAGACCCGGCTGGGAGGAAATCAGCGACGTCCTCGAGTCGCTTCCGCCAATGCCGGGCGGAAGCGCCGTCACGGTGGAACCCGGTGGCGCCGTGGAACTTTCCGGTCCACCCACCGACGGCGTGGCGCCCGCAATCGAGGCGATGACCAACGACCAGGCCGTGCTGCGCAAGGCGTTCGCCGGCGCGGGCCTGGGTTTGGTGCAGCTGGGAACCGACCCGCTGCGGCCGGCCAAGCGGATCAACCCCGGCGCACGCTATGCCGCCATGGAGCAGTTCTTCGCTGCCACCGACACCGGGGTGGCGGGGGCGGCGATGATGACGTCGACGGCGTCGATTCAGGTCAACCTGGACGCCGGGCCGCAAGCGGGATGGGGTGCGCGCGTCCGGCTGGCGCACGCGCTGGGCCCCACGATGATCGCGATCGCCGCCAATTCCCCGCTGTTGGGCGGGAAATTCTCGGGTTGGCTGTCCACCCGGCAGCGGGTGTGGGGTCAGCTGGATTCGGCGCGCTGCGGACCCATTCTGACCGCCAGCGGCGACGATCCCGGCACCGACTGGGCGCGCTACGCGCTGAAAGCGCCGGTGATGCTGGTGCATGCCCCGGAAGCCGTACCGGTGACGCAGTACGTGCCGTTCGCCGACTGGGCCGACGGGCGGGCGCTGCTCGGCGGGCGCCGCCCCACCACCGCCGATCTGGATTACCACCTCACCACGCTGTTCCCGCCGGTGCGGCCGCGGCAATGGCTCGAAATCCGTTACCTGGACAGCATTCCCGACTCGATGTGGCCCGCCGTGGTGTTCACCTTGGTGGCCTTGCTCGACGACCCGGATGCCGCCGACATCGCGGCCGAAGCCGTCGAACCGGTGGCCGGCGCCTGGGACACCGCGGCCCGGGTGGGGCTGGCCGACCGGCGGCTGTACGCCGCGGCCAACCGGTGTGTGGCCGCCGCCGCGGCGCGGGCACCCGGCCAGCTCGACCGGGAAATGGGCCGTCTGGTCCAGGCAGTCGAGCAGGGCCGCTGTCCCGCCGACGATTTTTCCGACCGCGTGATCGACGACGGCATCGCGCCGACGGTTACCCGGCTCGCGCAGGCAGACCCGTGA
- the egtB gene encoding ergothioneine biosynthesis protein EgtB, giving the protein MTSRETLARDLARARERTLRLVDFDDAELCRQYDPLMSPLVWDLAHLGQQEELWLLRGGDPERPGLLPPAVDGLYDAFVHSRASRADLPLLSPTEARKYCRTVRSAALDALDGLPDEPDADFVYAMVVSHENQHDETMLQALNLRSGPPLLSSGVQLPPGRPGVAGTSVLVPGGPFVLGVDAANEPYSLDNERPAHIVDVPAFRIGRVPVTNGEWRQFIDDGGYTDKRWWSARGWEHRQRTGLAAPQFWNPDGTRTRFGHVEDIPMDEPVQHVTYFEAEAYAAWAGARLPTEIEWEKACAWDPVAGARRRYPWGSEELSAAYANLGGTALRPAPVGAYPAGASAYGVEQLLGDVWEWTTSPLQPWPGFTPMIYQRYSQPFFGGDYRVLRGGSWAVEPAILRPSFRNWDHPVRRQIFSGVRLAWDV; this is encoded by the coding sequence GTGACGTCACGTGAAACGCTGGCCCGCGATCTGGCGCGGGCACGCGAGCGCACCCTGCGGCTGGTCGACTTCGACGACGCCGAGCTGTGCCGCCAGTACGACCCGCTGATGAGCCCGCTGGTGTGGGACCTCGCCCACCTCGGCCAGCAAGAGGAACTCTGGCTGCTGCGCGGCGGAGACCCGGAGCGGCCCGGGCTGTTGCCGCCCGCGGTCGACGGGCTCTACGACGCCTTCGTGCACTCCCGGGCCAGCCGCGCCGACCTGCCGCTGCTTTCACCAACCGAGGCCCGAAAGTATTGCCGCACAGTGCGATCGGCCGCACTGGATGCGCTCGACGGGCTGCCCGACGAACCGGATGCGGATTTCGTCTACGCGATGGTCGTCAGCCACGAAAACCAGCACGACGAAACCATGTTGCAGGCGCTGAACTTGCGCTCCGGTCCGCCGCTGCTGAGTTCGGGCGTCCAGCTGCCGCCGGGCCGGCCCGGCGTGGCCGGGACGTCGGTGCTGGTGCCCGGCGGACCGTTCGTGCTGGGCGTCGACGCCGCGAACGAACCGTATTCGCTGGACAACGAACGCCCGGCCCATATCGTGGACGTCCCGGCGTTCCGGATCGGCCGGGTCCCGGTCACCAACGGCGAATGGCGACAGTTCATCGACGACGGCGGCTACACCGATAAGCGGTGGTGGTCGGCGCGGGGTTGGGAGCATCGGCAACGCACCGGGCTGGCCGCACCGCAATTCTGGAACCCGGACGGGACCCGCACCCGCTTCGGGCACGTCGAAGACATTCCGATGGACGAACCGGTCCAGCACGTCACGTATTTCGAGGCCGAGGCCTACGCCGCATGGGCCGGCGCCCGGCTGCCCACCGAAATCGAGTGGGAGAAGGCCTGCGCCTGGGATCCGGTGGCGGGTGCCCGGCGCCGCTACCCCTGGGGGTCCGAGGAGCTGTCGGCCGCGTATGCCAACCTCGGCGGAACGGCGCTGCGGCCCGCGCCAGTGGGCGCCTACCCGGCGGGGGCGTCGGCGTACGGGGTCGAGCAGTTGCTCGGCGACGTGTGGGAATGGACCACCTCGCCGCTGCAGCCGTGGCCGGGATTCACGCCGATGATCTACCAGCGCTACTCGCAGCCGTTCTTCGGCGGGGATTACCGGGTGCTGCGCGGCGGGTCGTGGGCGGTGGAGCCGGCCATCCTGCGGCCGAGCTTCCGTAACTGGGATCACCCTGTCCGGCGCCAGATCTTCTCCGGCGTCCGATTGGCCTGGGACGTCTGA
- the egtC gene encoding ergothioneine biosynthesis protein EgtC — protein sequence MCRHLGWLGREIAVSSLVLDPPHGLRTQSYAPRRQKHGLLNADGWGVGFFDGTTPRRWRSAMPLWGDVSFESVAPALRSHCIVAAVRSATVGMPIEVSATAPFTDGRWLLSHNGIIDRRVLPATSNAESVCDSAVLAALVFARGVDSLGEVVAELGAADPRARLNILAGNGSQLLATTWGEALWLLRRDDGVVLASEPYDDDPGWEDVPDRHLVQVTPDGITMTALKGPR from the coding sequence ATGTGCCGTCACCTGGGTTGGCTCGGACGTGAGATTGCCGTCTCCTCGCTGGTGCTGGACCCGCCGCACGGTCTGCGGACGCAGTCCTACGCGCCGCGCCGGCAAAAGCACGGGCTGCTCAATGCCGACGGTTGGGGCGTGGGCTTTTTCGACGGCACCACGCCGCGGCGGTGGCGCAGCGCGATGCCGCTGTGGGGCGATGTGTCGTTCGAATCCGTTGCGCCCGCGCTGCGCAGCCATTGCATCGTGGCGGCGGTGCGCTCCGCGACCGTCGGCATGCCGATCGAGGTCAGCGCCACCGCGCCGTTCACCGATGGCCGCTGGCTGCTGTCACACAACGGCATCATCGACCGCCGAGTCCTGCCTGCGACCTCAAACGCCGAATCAGTCTGCGACAGTGCAGTCTTAGCGGCACTGGTCTTCGCCCGCGGCGTGGATTCGCTGGGTGAGGTGGTCGCGGAGCTCGGTGCCGCGGACCCGCGTGCCCGACTGAACATCTTGGCGGGCAACGGTTCTCAACTGCTGGCCACCACCTGGGGCGAAGCTCTGTGGCTGCTGCGCCGCGACGACGGCGTGGTGTTGGCCAGCGAACCCTACGACGACGATCCCGGCTGGGAGGACGTGCCGGACCGCCATCTGGTCCAGGTCACCCCGGACGGTATCACTATGACCGCACTGAAGGGACCCCGATGA
- the egtD gene encoding L-histidine N(alpha)-methyltransferase: MTLSLSNHLAEDSAYHALRRDVLDGLRSSPKSLPPKWFYDAVGSDLFDQITRLPEYYPTRAEAEILRAHSAEVASATGADTLVELGSGTSEKTRMLLDALRAGGTLRRFVPFDVDANMLSSAAAAIQREYPGIEIAAVCGDFEEHLAEIPGGGRRLFVFLGSTIGNLTTGPRAQFLASLAAVLRPGDSLLLGTDLVKDTGRLVRAYDDSAGVTARFNRNVLAVINRELDADFDAEAYAHVARWNADEERMEMWLRADSPQRVRIGALELTVEFAAGEEMLTEVSCKFRPEAVAAELAQAGLRRTRWWTDGAGDFGLSLAVK, encoded by the coding sequence ATGACGCTGTCGCTGTCCAACCATCTGGCCGAGGACTCCGCATATCACGCGCTGCGGCGCGACGTGCTCGACGGTCTGCGCAGCTCTCCGAAATCCTTGCCCCCCAAGTGGTTCTATGATGCGGTCGGCAGCGACCTCTTCGACCAGATCACCCGGTTGCCGGAGTACTACCCGACGCGCGCCGAGGCGGAGATTCTGCGGGCGCACTCGGCAGAGGTCGCGTCCGCCACTGGTGCCGACACCCTGGTGGAACTGGGCAGCGGCACGTCGGAGAAAACCCGGATGCTGCTGGATGCGCTGCGTGCCGGTGGCACGCTGCGCCGGTTCGTCCCGTTCGACGTCGACGCGAACATGCTGTCCTCGGCGGCGGCCGCCATCCAGCGTGAATATCCCGGTATCGAAATCGCCGCCGTCTGCGGCGATTTCGAGGAGCATCTGGCCGAGATACCGGGCGGCGGGCGGCGGCTCTTCGTGTTTTTAGGCTCGACAATCGGCAACCTCACCACCGGCCCCCGTGCGCAGTTTCTGGCGTCGCTGGCCGCGGTGTTACGGCCCGGCGACAGTCTGCTGCTGGGCACCGACCTGGTCAAGGACACCGGCCGACTGGTGCGCGCCTACGACGACTCTGCAGGTGTCACCGCCCGGTTCAACCGCAATGTGCTCGCGGTGATCAATCGAGAACTCGACGCCGATTTCGACGCCGAGGCCTACGCGCATGTCGCGCGCTGGAACGCCGACGAAGAGCGGATGGAAATGTGGCTGCGGGCCGACAGCCCGCAACGGGTGCGCATCGGCGCGCTCGAGCTGACCGTCGAATTCGCCGCCGGGGAAGAGATGCTGACCGAAGTGTCGTGCAAGTTCCGGCCCGAGGCGGTGGCCGCCGAGCTGGCGCAGGCGGGGCTGCGCCGGACCCGGTGGTGGACCGACGGTGCCGGCGATTTCGGTCTGTCGCTCGCGGTCAAGTGA
- the egtE gene encoding ergothioneine biosynthesis PLP-dependent enzyme EgtE, translated as MSLADAWRAARPPVAGLHLDNAACSRQSFAALDAAARHARHEAEVGGYVAAAAAAPALDAGRSAVAALAGMPDAEVVFTTGSLDALDLLLGSWPSGARTLACVPGEYGPNLAVMAAHGFARRPLPVDGDGRVSVDEAAARLAADPPDLVHLTAVASHRGVVQPLREMAWLCGELGLPLVVDAAQALGQVDCAVGADVTYTSSRKWLAGPRGVGALAVQTELMQRLRPRLPPPDWVSSLPVAQRLELGESNIAARVGFSVALEEHLAAGPAQVRERLTEVGAATRTALAEVPGWRVVEAVDEPSAITTLAPRDGAEPEAVRDWLIRERQIITTAAGVERAPLELTAPVLRVSPHVDITADDLATFAGVLAEATAAT; from the coding sequence GTGAGCTTGGCGGACGCCTGGCGGGCAGCCCGGCCACCCGTGGCCGGGCTGCACCTGGACAACGCGGCATGCTCGCGGCAGAGTTTCGCCGCGCTCGATGCCGCCGCACGGCACGCCCGCCACGAGGCCGAGGTCGGCGGGTATGTCGCGGCCGCCGCAGCCGCGCCCGCGCTGGACGCCGGGCGTTCCGCCGTCGCGGCGCTGGCCGGCATGCCCGATGCCGAGGTGGTGTTCACCACCGGTTCGCTGGATGCACTGGATCTGCTGCTGGGTAGTTGGCCCAGCGGGGCACGCACGCTGGCCTGCGTGCCCGGTGAGTACGGCCCCAACCTCGCGGTGATGGCCGCACACGGATTCGCCCGCCGCCCACTGCCTGTCGACGGCGACGGCAGGGTCTCGGTCGACGAGGCCGCCGCCCGCCTGGCCGCCGACCCGCCCGACCTGGTCCACCTCACCGCGGTGGCCAGCCACCGCGGTGTCGTGCAGCCACTTCGCGAGATGGCGTGGCTGTGCGGCGAATTGGGGCTGCCGCTGGTGGTCGACGCGGCTCAGGCGCTCGGCCAGGTGGACTGTGCGGTGGGCGCCGACGTGACGTACACGTCGTCGCGCAAATGGCTGGCCGGCCCGCGTGGGGTCGGGGCTCTCGCGGTGCAAACGGAGTTGATGCAGCGGCTGCGGCCGCGACTGCCGCCGCCGGATTGGGTGTCGTCGCTGCCGGTAGCCCAGCGACTCGAGCTCGGCGAATCCAATATTGCTGCGCGAGTGGGGTTTTCGGTGGCACTGGAGGAACACCTGGCGGCCGGGCCCGCGCAGGTACGGGAGCGCTTGACCGAAGTCGGTGCTGCAACGCGCACAGCGCTGGCCGAGGTGCCCGGCTGGCGGGTGGTCGAAGCCGTCGACGAGCCCAGCGCGATCACTACGCTGGCCCCACGCGACGGCGCTGAACCGGAAGCAGTGCGGGACTGGTTGATTCGTGAGAGGCAGATCATCACCACCGCCGCGGGAGTGGAGCGCGCGCCGCTGGAATTGACCGCACCGGTGCTGCGGGTCTCGCCGCACGTCGACATCACTGCTGACGATCTGGCGACCTTCGCCGGAGTGCTGGCTGAAGCGACTGCGGCTACGTGA
- a CDS encoding helix-turn-helix transcriptional regulator, protein MISGDPLTGREDELATIRRVLGGAGNHSGVVIVGTAGVGKTRLAREVLTRAQRSGERTNWIVGTESARRLPLGAFTASLGDGMSDPLSSVRRLVDSFVTQQRQGRVLLGVDDAHLLDGLSAHVVHQLAQSDGARLVVTLRSGGGEPDAVTALWKDGRLVRMDLQPLSAAATRHIIETTIGGPVDARSAQRFWKLTGGNALFLRQMLSDQIAAGRIREVAGVWIWDEDVAVSPSIGDMVGRQLSRLTPGLALVVDTLSQCEPLAVDVLTDLVRRRDLEVAERMHLVTVERTGKTLMARLAHPLFGELRRATAGELHLSRIRGRLAQRLAKDADPDMHATVRRALLTLESDAAPDSDLFLVSARHAMTLLDLDLADRFATAAAEAGAPEAAGLRAMNLVLAGRGAEAEDVLREMEGHRWVTVRAANLIWMLGRPRDAATILERLAATSESAAEAAERAAVEACLDAVLARCEVAVEKARAALDSGAVSDFHAMMASVALIMATGALGDVDDITEVADVALQRAVTSFQASHMRFWFGSVYARACRLTGRIDDCVRSAQRIADSASDIPGLAYANLAFLMGHAELARGAVTSAVKLLHEALAGVQKHGVTTGLRPACCFALAEAHAKLGQPAEASDASREARECVPPDYLFMQTALSVATGWALAAGGSLSDAVATVRAAAVEARERVQPTHELACLQAAALWGDASDSERARQLADALSLPLADAVARHAESLRAGDGEGLLAASAAYRAIGDRATAADVAAQAAVCFNRTQHRKRALYASALARELSDTCGGLCTPALRTPVGVPLTGREREVIELVATGLSNREIADRLVMSVRTVEGHVYRACQRVGAKSREDLAAILQPGPTR, encoded by the coding sequence GTGATCAGCGGCGATCCGCTGACCGGGCGCGAGGACGAACTCGCCACTATTCGCCGCGTGCTCGGCGGCGCTGGCAATCACTCCGGTGTGGTGATTGTCGGGACCGCGGGCGTGGGCAAGACCCGGCTCGCGCGTGAGGTGCTGACCCGGGCGCAACGCTCCGGCGAGCGCACCAATTGGATCGTCGGGACCGAATCCGCGCGCCGGCTTCCCCTTGGCGCGTTCACCGCGTCGCTCGGCGACGGGATGTCCGATCCGCTGTCGAGCGTGCGACGACTGGTCGACTCCTTCGTCACCCAACAGCGTCAGGGACGCGTGCTGCTCGGCGTCGACGACGCGCACCTTCTCGACGGGCTGTCCGCCCACGTGGTGCACCAGCTCGCCCAGTCCGACGGTGCCCGCCTGGTCGTCACACTGCGTTCCGGGGGCGGCGAGCCCGACGCCGTCACGGCGCTGTGGAAAGACGGTCGCCTGGTCCGCATGGACCTGCAACCGCTGTCCGCGGCGGCCACCCGCCACATCATCGAGACGACCATCGGAGGGCCGGTGGACGCCCGCAGCGCCCAACGCTTCTGGAAGCTGACCGGAGGCAACGCGCTGTTCCTGCGGCAAATGCTGAGCGATCAGATCGCGGCCGGCCGGATCCGCGAGGTGGCGGGGGTGTGGATCTGGGACGAAGACGTCGCGGTGTCGCCCAGCATCGGAGACATGGTGGGCCGGCAGTTGAGCCGCCTGACCCCGGGCCTGGCGCTGGTGGTCGACACCCTGTCGCAGTGCGAACCGCTCGCCGTCGACGTCCTTACCGACCTGGTGCGCCGCCGCGATCTCGAGGTCGCCGAGCGGATGCACCTGGTCACCGTCGAGCGCACGGGCAAGACGCTGATGGCCCGGCTGGCCCATCCGCTATTCGGTGAACTTCGCCGCGCGACCGCCGGTGAGCTGCATCTTTCGCGCATCCGCGGCCGGCTGGCGCAGCGGCTGGCCAAGGACGCCGACCCCGACATGCATGCCACGGTGCGGCGGGCATTGCTCACGCTCGAATCCGACGCTGCTCCGGATTCCGACCTTTTCCTGGTGTCCGCGCGGCACGCCATGACGCTGCTCGACCTGGACCTGGCCGACCGATTCGCCACCGCCGCAGCCGAAGCCGGGGCGCCCGAGGCCGCCGGTCTGCGCGCGATGAACCTGGTGCTCGCCGGGCGTGGCGCGGAAGCCGAAGACGTGTTGCGGGAGATGGAGGGCCATCGCTGGGTAACCGTGCGGGCCGCCAACCTGATCTGGATGCTCGGCCGGCCTCGCGACGCGGCAACCATCCTCGAGCGGCTTGCCGCCACGTCCGAGTCGGCGGCCGAGGCGGCCGAGCGTGCCGCGGTCGAAGCCTGCCTGGACGCGGTGCTGGCGCGCTGTGAAGTCGCCGTCGAAAAAGCCAGAGCCGCATTGGATTCCGGAGCAGTGTCGGATTTCCATGCCATGATGGCGTCGGTCGCGTTGATCATGGCGACGGGCGCACTGGGCGACGTGGACGACATCACCGAAGTCGCTGATGTGGCTCTGCAGCGCGCTGTGACGTCGTTCCAGGCGTCGCACATGCGGTTCTGGTTCGGGAGCGTCTACGCCCGTGCCTGCCGACTGACCGGCCGCATCGACGACTGCGTGCGATCTGCGCAACGAATCGCCGACTCGGCCAGCGACATTCCGGGGCTCGCCTATGCCAACCTCGCGTTCCTGATGGGCCATGCGGAGTTGGCGCGCGGCGCCGTTACCAGCGCGGTGAAGCTTCTGCACGAAGCGTTGGCTGGCGTCCAAAAGCATGGTGTGACAACGGGTTTGCGGCCGGCATGCTGTTTTGCGCTGGCCGAGGCGCACGCCAAGCTCGGCCAGCCGGCCGAAGCGAGTGACGCGTCGCGGGAAGCGCGAGAGTGCGTCCCTCCTGACTACTTGTTCATGCAGACCGCGCTGTCGGTGGCGACCGGCTGGGCGCTTGCCGCCGGCGGTTCGCTGAGCGACGCTGTGGCGACCGTACGAGCCGCCGCCGTCGAGGCCCGCGAGCGCGTCCAACCGACTCACGAACTCGCCTGCCTGCAGGCCGCAGCTCTGTGGGGCGATGCCTCCGACAGCGAGCGTGCGCGTCAGCTCGCCGACGCTTTGTCCTTGCCATTGGCCGATGCCGTTGCGCGGCATGCCGAATCGCTGCGCGCCGGTGACGGCGAAGGGCTGCTGGCGGCATCGGCCGCCTACCGGGCCATCGGCGACCGCGCCACCGCGGCCGACGTCGCCGCCCAAGCGGCCGTCTGCTTCAACCGCACGCAGCACCGCAAGCGGGCTCTGTACGCCTCGGCACTGGCCAGGGAACTGTCCGACACGTGCGGCGGGCTGTGCACGCCCGCGCTGCGTACCCCGGTGGGGGTTCCGCTGACGGGTCGCGAACGCGAAGTCATCGAATTGGTGGCCACCGGCTTGTCCAATCGGGAGATCGCCGATCGGCTGGTCATGTCGGTGCGCACCGTCGAGGGGCATGTGTACCGGGCGTGTCAGCGGGTGGGGGCCAAGTCACGGGAAGACCTCGCCGCGATACTGCAGCCCGGCCCGACGCGCTGA
- a CDS encoding glutamate--cysteine ligase family protein, producing MGEEVERTEYNHAHRQEYRRKVQLCLDVFETMLSQSSFEFDRPLTGMEIECNLVDGNYQPAMANQNVLAEIADPAYQTELGAYNIEFNVPPRALPGRTGIELEAEVRESLNVAETKANADGAHIVMIGILPTLMPEHLDGGWMSESTRYQALNDSIFRARGEDIQIDISGPEPLSLYSPTIAPESACTSMQLHLQVSPADFASNWNAAQVLAGPQVALGANSPYFFGHQLWAETRIELFTQATDTRPDELKTQGVRPRVWFGERWITSIFDLFEENVRYFPSLLPQVSDEDPVAELAAGHTPQLSELRLHNGTVYRWNRPVYDVVDGRPHLRVENRVLPAGPTVVDMVANAVFYYGMLRTLSEEDRPLWTKMSFAVAEHNFLEAARHGMDAHVYWPGLGEVSADELVLRQLLPMADEGLRAWGVAAEVRDQFLGVIEGRAKTGRNGAAWQVSTVQALQEGGMTRPAALAEMLRRYCDHMHANEPVHTWD from the coding sequence GTGGGTGAAGAGGTCGAGCGGACCGAATACAACCACGCGCACCGTCAGGAATACCGGCGCAAGGTGCAGCTGTGTCTCGACGTCTTCGAGACCATGCTGTCGCAGTCCAGTTTCGAGTTCGACCGCCCGCTGACCGGGATGGAAATCGAGTGCAACCTCGTGGACGGTAATTACCAGCCGGCGATGGCGAACCAAAACGTGCTGGCCGAGATCGCCGACCCCGCCTACCAGACCGAATTAGGCGCCTACAACATCGAATTCAATGTGCCTCCCCGGGCGTTGCCGGGCCGCACCGGCATCGAGCTGGAAGCCGAGGTCCGGGAAAGCTTGAATGTCGCCGAAACCAAGGCCAATGCCGACGGCGCTCACATCGTGATGATCGGGATCCTGCCGACACTGATGCCCGAGCACCTGGACGGCGGGTGGATGAGCGAGTCGACGCGATATCAAGCTCTCAACGACTCGATTTTCCGGGCTCGCGGCGAGGACATCCAGATCGACATCAGCGGTCCCGAGCCGCTCAGCCTGTATTCGCCGACGATCGCGCCCGAATCCGCTTGTACCAGTATGCAATTGCACCTGCAGGTGTCTCCGGCCGATTTCGCCAGCAACTGGAACGCAGCGCAAGTGCTGGCCGGGCCGCAGGTGGCGCTCGGCGCCAACTCGCCGTACTTCTTCGGTCATCAGCTGTGGGCAGAGACCCGCATCGAGTTGTTCACCCAAGCCACCGACACCCGGCCGGACGAGTTGAAAACGCAGGGGGTGCGGCCACGCGTGTGGTTCGGCGAGCGCTGGATCACCTCGATCTTCGACCTGTTCGAAGAGAACGTCCGCTATTTCCCGTCGTTGCTGCCGCAGGTGTCCGACGAAGACCCGGTGGCGGAATTGGCCGCCGGGCACACGCCGCAACTCTCGGAGCTGCGTTTGCACAACGGCACGGTGTATCGCTGGAACCGGCCGGTGTATGACGTCGTCGACGGCCGGCCCCACCTGCGGGTGGAGAACCGGGTCCTGCCCGCCGGCCCGACCGTCGTCGACATGGTGGCCAATGCGGTGTTCTACTACGGGATGCTGCGCACCCTCTCCGAGGAAGACCGCCCGCTGTGGACCAAGATGAGTTTCGCTGTGGCAGAACACAATTTCCTCGAAGCCGCGCGACATGGCATGGACGCCCACGTGTATTGGCCGGGCCTTGGCGAGGTGAGCGCCGACGAACTCGTGCTGCGCCAGCTGTTGCCGATGGCCGATGAAGGCCTGCGGGCCTGGGGCGTCGCCGCCGAAGTTCGCGACCAGTTCCTCGGCGTCATCGAGGGCCGCGCGAAAACCGGTCGCAACGGCGCGGCCTGGCAGGTATCGACGGTGCAGGCTCTGCAAGAGGGCGGGATGACCAGACCGGCAGCGCTAGCTGAAATGCTGCGGCGCTACTGCGATCACATGCACGCCAACGAGCCGGTGCATACCTGGGACTGA
- a CDS encoding antitoxin MazE-like protein, with translation MRHAEFAAEAHRQSALAAASPYEQDDQAFIDAISSFGHDADPGLV, from the coding sequence ATGCGCCATGCTGAGTTCGCCGCCGAGGCTCATCGCCAGTCGGCCCTGGCAGCGGCCAGCCCGTATGAGCAGGATGATCAGGCGTTCATCGACGCCATCTCGTCATTCGGACATGACGCAGATCCCGGCCTGGTGTGA
- a CDS encoding antitoxin, with protein MRTTIDIDDDVLRALKRRQRDERKTLGQLVSELLAQALATSPRPTVDISWTTADLRPRVDLDDKDAVWAVLDR; from the coding sequence ATGCGGACCACGATCGACATCGATGACGATGTGCTGCGCGCATTGAAGCGACGTCAGCGCGATGAGCGCAAAACGTTAGGGCAGCTGGTGTCGGAACTACTGGCGCAGGCGCTTGCAACCAGTCCGCGTCCGACGGTGGACATCAGTTGGACGACCGCGGACCTGCGGCCACGCGTTGACCTTGACGACAAGGATGCCGTCTGGGCCGTGCTGGATCGTTAA
- a CDS encoding type II toxin-antitoxin system VapC family toxin, whose protein sequence is MSETFDVNVLVYATHRASPFHDRAKALVEQFLAGPGLVYLLWPVALSYLRIVTHPTLLDAPLTPTAAAANIEQFVSQPHVRLVGEIDGFWPAYRRVADVINPRGNLVPDAHLVALMRQHGISTIWTHDRDFRKFEGITVRDPFAG, encoded by the coding sequence ATGAGCGAGACTTTCGACGTCAACGTCCTGGTGTATGCGACGCATCGCGCCAGCCCATTTCACGACCGCGCCAAGGCGCTCGTCGAGCAGTTCCTGGCAGGACCGGGCCTGGTCTATCTGCTGTGGCCGGTTGCACTGAGCTACCTGCGGATTGTCACGCATCCCACCTTGCTGGACGCGCCCCTCACGCCGACCGCCGCGGCAGCCAACATCGAACAGTTCGTCTCCCAACCGCACGTGCGACTGGTCGGCGAGATCGACGGATTTTGGCCTGCGTATCGACGGGTCGCAGACGTCATCAACCCGCGAGGCAACCTGGTTCCGGATGCGCATCTGGTGGCGCTGATGCGCCAACACGGCATTTCAACGATATGGACCCACGACCGCGACTTCCGCAAGTTCGAAGGGATCACTGTGCGCGACCCCTTCGCCGGTTAA